The Candidatus Nitrosymbiomonas proteolyticus genome has a segment encoding these proteins:
- a CDS encoding 4-hydroxybenzoate octaprenyltransferase: protein MAQAASGLRAFRVYLEMIKVEHSVFALPFAMIGMMWGSFAHSGSYWPGGWTLGWIVAAMVSARSSAMAFNRIADRHIDALNPRTRMRALPAGLLQLRQANLFLFASVALFLLSAGMLNSLALALSPVALAVILGYSLTKRVTPLSHFVLGLSLGIAPAAAWVGVTGSLDWAPVVLCGTVMFWTAGFDIIYSLQDESFDREQGLRSLAESLGGRRALGVSRLCHLLTLGLLTLAGLLNESGPLFYVGVGAAALLLAYEQSLVRHDDLSRVDMAFFTLNGYVSIGVFLFALADALVA, encoded by the coding sequence ATGGCCCAAGCAGCTTCGGGCTTGCGCGCGTTCCGCGTCTACCTCGAAATGATCAAGGTCGAGCACTCGGTGTTCGCTCTGCCTTTCGCGATGATCGGGATGATGTGGGGATCGTTCGCGCATTCTGGCTCGTACTGGCCCGGGGGTTGGACGTTGGGCTGGATCGTTGCGGCGATGGTGTCGGCGCGTAGTTCGGCGATGGCCTTTAACCGGATCGCCGACCGGCACATCGACGCCCTCAACCCAAGAACGCGAATGCGAGCCCTCCCCGCGGGACTTCTGCAACTCCGACAGGCGAATCTGTTTCTCTTTGCCAGCGTCGCGCTGTTCTTATTGAGCGCGGGGATGCTCAATTCGCTCGCGCTCGCGCTCAGTCCCGTAGCCCTTGCGGTGATCCTCGGATACAGCCTGACCAAGCGCGTTACCCCTCTCAGTCACTTCGTCTTGGGGCTGAGCCTGGGGATCGCCCCCGCCGCAGCTTGGGTTGGGGTGACGGGTTCGCTCGATTGGGCGCCGGTCGTGCTTTGCGGAACGGTGATGTTCTGGACGGCAGGCTTCGACATCATCTACTCGCTGCAAGACGAGAGCTTCGACCGTGAGCAAGGACTCAGATCGCTGGCCGAGTCGCTTGGAGGCCGCCGCGCGCTCGGGGTGAGCCGCCTTTGCCATCTTCTCACCCTCGGACTTCTGACGCTCGCAGGGTTGCTGAACGAAAGCGGGCCGCTGTTTTACGTCGGGGTCGGCGCTGCCGCCCTCTTGCTCGCGTACGAACAGAGCCTCGTCCGCCACGACGACCTCTCGCGAGTGGACATGGCGTTCTTCACCCTGAACGGATACGTTTCGATCGGTGTGTTCCTCTTCGCGCTGGCCGATGCGCTCGTCGCGTAA
- a CDS encoding cell division protein FtsQ encodes MRKRSKKPLPWRAILWTMFLGNTLAGLVLSPVTAVRTVRVVGAPHWDELRVQSILEGLKATPVLAIDVAKVETEVQAASSVDSARLSRTPFGSAKLEVVYRQPVARVMGSKSLFLCADGKIAEFLEPQTPAITVKLPEPSAQPVATLAGAWDFSGLADVCRKLENLPFAKDWIVEMNAFGSVFLQAGPVVVIEFGDTSKIDEKLDALAALFEDHHDLLDRVRSINVTAPARPMVVPLR; translated from the coding sequence ATGCGGAAAAGGTCTAAGAAGCCCCTTCCTTGGCGAGCGATCCTCTGGACAATGTTCCTCGGCAACACTTTGGCCGGACTCGTCCTCAGTCCCGTTACGGCAGTCCGCACCGTGCGAGTGGTGGGCGCTCCCCACTGGGACGAACTCAGGGTCCAGTCCATTCTGGAGGGTCTTAAAGCGACGCCGGTTCTCGCCATCGACGTCGCGAAAGTCGAGACCGAAGTCCAGGCGGCTTCCTCCGTGGACTCGGCGCGGCTTTCCCGAACGCCCTTTGGGTCGGCCAAGCTCGAAGTGGTCTACCGACAACCGGTGGCGAGGGTGATGGGCTCGAAGTCGTTGTTTCTTTGCGCGGATGGCAAGATCGCCGAGTTCCTCGAACCTCAAACGCCTGCAATTACGGTGAAACTCCCCGAACCGAGCGCCCAGCCGGTGGCGACGTTGGCTGGAGCTTGGGACTTTTCGGGCCTAGCCGACGTTTGCAGAAAGTTAGAGAATCTGCCGTTTGCGAAGGACTGGATCGTAGAAATGAACGCGTTCGGAAGCGTATTCTTGCAAGCAGGGCCCGTGGTCGTCATTGAGTTCGGCGACACGTCCAAGATCGACGAGAAGCTCGACGCGTTGGCGGCGCTCTTTGAGGACCATCATGACCTTCTGGACCGCGTCCGTTCGATCAACGTCACCGCGCCAGCCCGACCGATGGTAGTCCCGTTGCGATAA
- a CDS encoding cell division protein FtsW has protein sequence MRKFFARRKLADGLLYQLAIVSSVLGLLFILDSGYARSIHNQRGLFPKEFVNQLLFLAAGLAVFAIVRRIPISNWLKTSKALWFLTFVALVMVMVPGIGYEMNGAHRWLNLGLKVQPAEFAKVAVILYVAGALATRKAWPKNVPKPGSKALYLDSVVVPKLKRFLPAVWVAIAAALIALEPDLGTAAVVGVVAWVLFAVGGVSLKSMVWGTAIALVGCAGFLFAEPYRIERIVNHFHRYDARFIDDVGFQTVRSELAMASGGLFGVSPGAGAAKHVLPAATTDFASTTIGEEFGLAGWLVVAGVLAALTWRLFWLAQRSNDKFSSLVLAGAATWIGVQTITNLVMANGTLPPIGIPIPFISSGGSSLVALWALIGICQSAAVPKLAVVEEDVHESGSHRWRDRRSRVSSA, from the coding sequence ATGAGGAAGTTCTTTGCAAGGCGGAAGCTCGCCGATGGGCTCCTTTACCAGTTGGCGATCGTTTCGAGCGTCTTGGGGCTGCTTTTCATCCTGGACTCGGGCTATGCGCGGTCGATCCACAACCAGCGCGGGCTTTTTCCCAAGGAGTTCGTGAATCAGCTTCTGTTCCTGGCGGCGGGCCTCGCCGTGTTTGCGATCGTTCGCCGAATCCCGATATCGAACTGGCTCAAAACGTCGAAGGCTCTGTGGTTCCTGACGTTCGTCGCCCTCGTGATGGTCATGGTGCCGGGGATCGGCTATGAAATGAACGGGGCGCACCGCTGGTTGAACCTCGGCTTGAAAGTGCAACCCGCCGAGTTCGCCAAGGTCGCGGTGATCCTGTATGTGGCAGGGGCGCTCGCGACTCGGAAGGCGTGGCCGAAGAACGTGCCCAAGCCCGGTTCGAAGGCCCTTTACCTCGATTCGGTCGTCGTCCCCAAGCTCAAGCGCTTCTTGCCGGCAGTGTGGGTTGCGATCGCAGCGGCGTTGATCGCTCTCGAACCCGACCTTGGAACGGCGGCAGTCGTCGGCGTAGTCGCCTGGGTTCTTTTTGCCGTTGGGGGCGTCTCCTTGAAGTCGATGGTTTGGGGAACCGCGATCGCCCTCGTAGGTTGCGCGGGGTTCCTGTTTGCCGAACCTTACCGAATCGAGCGCATCGTCAATCACTTCCACAGGTACGACGCCCGGTTCATCGACGACGTGGGCTTTCAAACGGTACGTTCCGAACTTGCGATGGCGAGCGGAGGGTTGTTCGGAGTTTCTCCCGGCGCCGGGGCGGCCAAGCACGTCCTGCCCGCCGCAACGACCGACTTTGCCAGCACGACGATTGGAGAAGAGTTCGGACTCGCGGGGTGGTTGGTGGTGGCGGGAGTCCTTGCTGCCCTGACGTGGAGGCTTTTCTGGCTAGCTCAACGCTCCAACGACAAGTTCTCGTCTCTCGTTTTGGCCGGCGCGGCTACCTGGATCGGCGTCCAGACCATCACCAATCTCGTCATGGCGAATGGGACGCTTCCGCCGATTGGAATCCCCATTCCGTTCATCAGTTCGGGTGGATCGAGCCTGGTTGCGCTTTGGGCGCTCATTGGGATCTGTCAATCCGCCGCGGTCCCCAAGCTTGCCGTGGTCGAGGAGGATGTGCATGAGAGTGGCAGTCACCGGTGGAGGGACCGGCGGTCACGTGTTTCCAGCGCTTGA
- a CDS encoding cell division protein FtsZ: MKVQNATIKVIGVGGGGSNAVNRMIEAGIPGVEFVVMNTDTQVLELSKAEKKVQLGGALTRGLGSGGNPEIGRAAAEESKNEIRKALESADMVFITAGMGGGTGTGAAPIVADLAREIGALTVGVVTKPFFFEGPKRARTADQGIDSLMGRVDTIITIPNDRIQSVVEKRTPVNDAFRVADDVLRQGVQGISDIITIPGSINVDFADVRSVMTGAGPALMGIGYGVGDQRALQAAQSASNSPLLEQTINGARGVLVNITSGVDLTLQEVTEAMDYLHGLCDGSEADIYFGTVLDPNLDGSVRITVLATGFLPIERVVEPLETVKATEPEPERHRAVVHAAGFSTQKLVDVPPVPNEGDAPVVNARPAQRGEDFDAEDVYDDSDLDIPAFIREHQAAKQ; the protein is encoded by the coding sequence GTGAAGGTTCAAAACGCAACCATTAAAGTCATCGGTGTGGGCGGAGGAGGATCGAATGCGGTCAATCGCATGATCGAGGCCGGGATCCCAGGAGTCGAGTTTGTCGTGATGAACACCGACACCCAGGTGTTGGAGCTCAGCAAAGCCGAGAAGAAGGTTCAGCTTGGCGGGGCCTTGACCCGTGGCCTGGGTTCGGGCGGGAATCCCGAAATCGGCCGGGCAGCCGCTGAAGAGAGCAAGAACGAAATCCGCAAAGCTCTCGAAAGCGCAGATATGGTCTTCATTACTGCGGGAATGGGCGGTGGGACGGGAACCGGCGCCGCGCCGATCGTCGCCGACCTTGCCCGTGAAATCGGCGCTCTGACCGTCGGAGTGGTCACGAAGCCGTTCTTCTTCGAGGGCCCGAAGCGCGCCCGAACCGCCGACCAAGGCATCGACTCCTTGATGGGCCGCGTCGATACGATCATCACGATCCCGAACGACCGGATTCAATCGGTCGTCGAAAAACGAACCCCCGTCAACGACGCTTTCCGAGTCGCCGACGATGTCTTGAGGCAAGGCGTCCAAGGGATCAGCGACATCATCACGATCCCCGGCAGCATCAATGTGGACTTTGCCGACGTCCGAAGCGTCATGACCGGCGCGGGACCCGCGCTGATGGGAATCGGCTATGGAGTGGGCGACCAGCGCGCTTTGCAGGCCGCGCAGTCTGCTTCGAACAGCCCGCTTCTCGAGCAGACCATCAACGGCGCAAGGGGAGTCCTCGTCAATATCACAAGCGGCGTCGACCTAACCCTGCAAGAGGTCACCGAGGCCATGGATTATCTCCACGGACTCTGCGACGGCAGCGAAGCCGACATCTACTTCGGTACCGTCCTCGACCCGAACCTCGATGGATCGGTCCGAATCACCGTGCTTGCGACGGGGTTTCTGCCCATCGAGCGAGTAGTGGAGCCTCTTGAAACGGTCAAGGCCACCGAGCCGGAGCCTGAAAGGCATCGAGCCGTCGTCCACGCTGCCGGATTCAGCACACAAAAGCTCGTGGACGTCCCGCCTGTTCCCAACGAGGGTGACGCCCCGGTCGTGAACGCACGACCCGCTCAGCGCGGCGAGGACTTCGACGCCGAAGACGTTTACGACGACTCCGACCTCGACATCCCCGCCTTCATCCGAGAGCACCAAGCAGCCAAGCAGTAA
- a CDS encoding UDP-N-acetylmuramate--L-alanine ligase yields the protein MSRTKAEVESGIFAPSHEMQALRPFFLVGIGGAGMSALARLLKGRGMEVEGTDSTPSNETLLLQELGIEVRIGHSGEGITRRHQVVLSDAIDLDASPEYAAAKKAGCPVFRRSQLLGWLLKGKRVIAVTGSHGKTTTTGMVAAGLRAVGLDPLIIVGAEVPEFGASVIDGKGDLAVVEACEAFESYRDIDPYIVIVTNLESDHLDYHEDFPQLLASVRRFAQKVKSGGAVLFCHEDAGACAVAEGIAEAVSYTLFDWTSRLEETSDDPVDAFGLAIPGRYAALDAAAALSAIQRVTPELEKAIQAIREFRGAERRLQVRREGTITVVDDYAHHPTEIQASIEALRQRYPERRLVLVFQPHLFTRTRDQLQGFVKALGLADSVVLTDIYPAREDPIPGISSARIAEGLKVPVRYVSSHRLLPRVVAQVAQPGDLICGMGAGNISEFVPAFLEELDRTGPLRVAVVFGGDSTEREVSLHSGRAAIDALKKKGYDAYGVDASDLLLSRGDLSQFVGLNRPDVAFLAVHGTHAEDGAIQGLFELLHIPYTGSTIQSSAIAMDKQLSKDVLAAHGIPTPAGGLLLSPDEPPPCPGPWVVKPNEQGSTVGLSFVERAEDLPEAVRRALEYGPEALVEQWIEGVEISVPVMGNQALPPVEIVPLSGRYDFAAKYTPGATDEIVPARLSEEVLERARELAVASDAALGCEGLTRTDMIVDGEDIYVLEINTLPGLTGTSLAPRSALAAGIAFEDLCDWLVQDALRRNAEKV from the coding sequence ATGAGCCGAACTAAAGCCGAAGTCGAAAGCGGAATCTTTGCCCCCTCCCATGAGATGCAGGCGCTGCGACCCTTCTTTCTCGTGGGGATCGGCGGGGCAGGGATGAGCGCGCTCGCAAGGCTGCTGAAGGGCCGGGGGATGGAGGTAGAAGGCACGGATTCCACCCCTTCGAACGAGACGCTGCTTCTCCAAGAACTAGGCATCGAGGTCCGGATCGGCCATTCGGGCGAAGGAATCACCCGCAGGCATCAAGTGGTCCTCAGCGACGCGATCGACCTCGATGCGAGCCCCGAATATGCGGCCGCAAAAAAGGCAGGGTGTCCCGTCTTCCGCCGCTCGCAACTCTTGGGGTGGCTCCTGAAGGGTAAGCGCGTGATCGCCGTCACCGGGAGCCACGGGAAGACCACAACCACGGGGATGGTGGCTGCCGGACTTCGAGCCGTTGGCCTCGACCCGCTGATTATTGTGGGTGCGGAGGTGCCTGAATTCGGGGCTTCGGTGATCGACGGCAAGGGCGATTTGGCTGTCGTCGAGGCGTGCGAGGCCTTCGAAAGCTACCGGGACATCGACCCCTACATCGTCATCGTTACCAACCTTGAGTCCGACCACCTGGACTACCACGAAGACTTCCCTCAACTGCTTGCGAGCGTGAGGAGGTTCGCCCAAAAGGTCAAATCGGGAGGAGCCGTGCTCTTCTGTCACGAAGACGCGGGCGCTTGCGCGGTGGCGGAGGGCATCGCCGAAGCCGTCTCGTACACCCTCTTCGACTGGACCTCTCGACTTGAAGAGACGTCCGACGACCCCGTGGACGCTTTTGGCCTCGCGATTCCAGGTCGGTATGCGGCGCTCGATGCCGCCGCGGCGCTCTCTGCCATTCAGAGGGTTACTCCTGAACTTGAAAAGGCGATCCAAGCCATCCGGGAGTTTCGCGGCGCGGAGCGTAGGCTCCAGGTCAGGAGGGAAGGCACGATCACCGTCGTCGATGACTATGCCCACCACCCCACCGAAATCCAGGCGAGCATCGAAGCGTTGCGGCAGCGGTATCCGGAAAGGCGGTTGGTCCTCGTGTTCCAGCCCCACCTTTTCACCCGGACAAGAGATCAGTTGCAGGGCTTCGTAAAGGCCCTCGGTCTCGCAGACTCTGTGGTGCTCACGGACATCTACCCGGCCCGCGAGGACCCCATCCCTGGCATCAGCTCGGCCCGGATCGCCGAGGGGCTCAAGGTCCCCGTCAGGTACGTTTCCTCGCACCGATTGTTGCCTCGGGTTGTGGCGCAGGTGGCCCAGCCCGGTGACCTCATTTGTGGGATGGGCGCGGGGAACATCTCCGAGTTCGTACCTGCCTTCCTCGAAGAATTGGATCGCACAGGACCCTTGCGAGTGGCGGTCGTATTCGGTGGAGACAGCACGGAGCGCGAAGTTTCGCTCCACTCCGGAAGGGCCGCAATCGATGCGCTCAAAAAGAAGGGCTACGACGCTTATGGGGTCGACGCTTCGGACCTCTTGCTCTCGCGGGGAGACTTGAGCCAGTTCGTCGGGCTCAACCGTCCGGATGTCGCCTTCCTCGCCGTACACGGCACCCACGCCGAGGATGGCGCGATCCAAGGGCTTTTCGAACTCCTCCACATCCCGTACACGGGTTCGACCATTCAATCGAGCGCGATCGCGATGGACAAGCAACTCTCCAAAGACGTTCTTGCCGCGCACGGAATCCCGACTCCTGCGGGCGGTTTGCTTCTTTCTCCTGATGAGCCCCCTCCATGTCCCGGTCCCTGGGTGGTCAAACCCAACGAGCAAGGCTCGACGGTGGGACTCTCGTTCGTCGAACGCGCCGAGGACCTTCCGGAGGCCGTTCGGAGGGCTCTCGAATACGGCCCAGAAGCCTTGGTCGAGCAGTGGATCGAGGGAGTCGAAATCTCGGTGCCGGTGATGGGTAATCAGGCTCTTCCGCCCGTCGAGATCGTGCCCTTGAGCGGACGTTACGACTTCGCCGCGAAGTACACGCCGGGCGCGACGGATGAGATCGTCCCTGCGCGATTGTCCGAAGAGGTCCTCGAGAGGGCCAGGGAGTTGGCGGTGGCTTCGGACGCCGCCCTCGGGTGCGAAGGACTGACGCGAACGGACATGATCGTCGACGGCGAAGACATTTACGTCCTCGAAATCAACACTCTGCCCGGACTCACCGGAACCTCGCTTGCCCCTCGAAGCGCCTTGGCCGCGGGTATCGCGTTCGAGGACCTTTGCGACTGGCTGGTTCAGGACGCCCTGCGAAGAAATGCGGAAAAGGTCTAA
- a CDS encoding undecaprenyldiphospho-muramoylpentapeptide beta-N-acetylglucosaminyltransferase: protein MRVAVTGGGTGGHVFPALEVARHSREKGCEVWYFGSLRGMEAQACLKQGIGFSGFPSRPLYTLKSLKGWLSLAALLRSRARASRALRQWKPDVVFSTGGYSSGPVVSAAQGLGIPTVLHEQNAVPARTTALFQRRAFAVCTVFEGVSKHLSHVRILRTGMPLRREIRSLASGPREKDLIPFILILGGSQGALALNEAALGAALRITDLPAHWLNVAGKGAFESAFLSVEKLGLKDCFEVMSFLDAPSMAAAYSRATLAVCRSGAGTLSELAAYGIPSVTIPYPTSFADHQAANAAEFESFGATRLLPQTGLSPTTLADAVRAWLDDPERREVAAAALKRWDRPKATEDIYELLTSAASGASN from the coding sequence ATGAGAGTGGCAGTCACCGGTGGAGGGACCGGCGGTCACGTGTTTCCAGCGCTTGAAGTCGCGCGCCACTCCCGCGAGAAGGGCTGCGAAGTCTGGTACTTCGGATCGCTGAGGGGAATGGAGGCGCAGGCCTGCCTCAAACAAGGCATCGGATTCTCGGGTTTTCCCTCGCGCCCGCTTTACACCCTCAAGTCCCTCAAAGGATGGCTGAGTCTGGCGGCCCTGCTCCGATCGAGGGCCCGGGCGAGCCGGGCGCTTCGCCAGTGGAAGCCCGACGTGGTGTTCTCCACAGGAGGCTACTCGTCCGGACCCGTAGTGTCGGCTGCGCAGGGGCTCGGCATTCCCACCGTCCTGCACGAACAAAACGCAGTGCCCGCCCGCACGACGGCGCTGTTTCAACGCCGTGCCTTTGCCGTCTGCACAGTCTTCGAAGGCGTTTCCAAGCACCTGAGCCATGTCCGTATCCTCCGAACCGGTATGCCCCTCCGGCGCGAGATCAGGAGCCTGGCATCTGGCCCTCGGGAGAAAGACCTGATCCCGTTCATCCTGATCTTGGGGGGCTCCCAAGGAGCCCTCGCCCTCAATGAGGCCGCGCTGGGGGCCGCTTTGCGGATCACGGACCTGCCGGCCCATTGGCTGAATGTCGCGGGGAAGGGGGCGTTTGAGTCCGCGTTTCTCAGCGTCGAAAAACTGGGATTGAAGGACTGTTTCGAGGTGATGTCGTTCCTCGACGCGCCCTCGATGGCAGCCGCCTACTCTCGCGCGACGCTAGCGGTTTGCAGGTCGGGGGCGGGCACACTCTCCGAGCTTGCCGCGTACGGAATCCCCAGCGTAACGATCCCGTACCCAACCTCTTTTGCCGACCATCAGGCTGCGAATGCGGCCGAGTTTGAGTCGTTCGGGGCGACCCGGTTGCTTCCTCAAACCGGGCTCTCGCCCACGACGCTTGCCGACGCGGTCCGCGCGTGGCTGGACGACCCCGAACGCCGGGAAGTCGCCGCGGCCGCGCTGAAGCGATGGGACCGGCCCAAAGCCACCGAGGATATCTACGAATTGCTGACGAGCGCCGCCTCAGGTGCGTCAAACTAG
- a CDS encoding dienelactone hydrolase has protein sequence MKRLLGQPYAELGGVRLCYDLFLPEGPGPFPVVIAIHGGGWISGERSNMHDVAPPLCSHGIAVACPDYRLAPLNPFPAAVEDVQSFTMYLRAASADLGLEPDRVGTMGVSAGGHLAAMLSLAGPVIEAEGDCRANAGFSICPLTDLSDPYEKHFPISHSFIEQFMGGPYEGREDLYRSASPLAHVSQGCPPLALVHGSEDDIVPFAQSEALYAALQGAGCESEFHPLPGEGHGFSLQGWSKIEGWLCDFFQRRLG, from the coding sequence ATGAAGCGGCTACTCGGTCAGCCTTACGCAGAACTCGGCGGCGTACGGCTCTGCTATGACCTTTTTCTCCCCGAAGGCCCGGGCCCGTTCCCGGTGGTGATCGCCATTCACGGAGGGGGCTGGATTTCTGGCGAGCGCAGCAATATGCACGACGTCGCTCCTCCGCTCTGTTCCCACGGGATCGCGGTGGCGTGTCCCGATTACCGGCTCGCCCCATTGAACCCGTTTCCCGCTGCCGTCGAGGACGTTCAGTCGTTCACTATGTACCTGCGAGCGGCCTCCGCGGACCTTGGATTGGAGCCCGACCGTGTGGGAACGATGGGAGTCAGCGCGGGAGGGCATCTCGCAGCGATGCTCTCGCTCGCCGGGCCGGTCATCGAAGCCGAAGGCGATTGCAGGGCTAACGCGGGGTTTTCGATTTGCCCGCTTACGGACCTTTCCGACCCCTACGAAAAGCACTTCCCCATCAGTCATTCGTTCATCGAGCAGTTCATGGGCGGGCCGTACGAAGGGCGGGAAGACCTTTACCGCTCGGCAAGCCCGCTGGCGCACGTGTCGCAAGGATGCCCGCCGCTGGCGTTAGTCCACGGTTCCGAGGACGACATCGTGCCCTTTGCGCAAAGCGAGGCGCTCTATGCGGCCCTCCAAGGCGCAGGGTGCGAGTCGGAGTTCCATCCTTTACCAGGTGAAGGCCACGGGTTCTCGCTCCAAGGGTGGAGCAAGATCGAAGGCTGGCTCTGCGACTTCTTCCAGCGAAGGCTAGGCTGA
- a CDS encoding UDP-N-acetylmuramoyl-L-alanine--D-glutamate ligase, with protein MVLVDESEPKASHRAQVDELASLGAEVRTTWTGAFADEGVHRIVVSPGVPQDHPKLLVAARAGIEVLGEIEFAYEISKAPIVAVTGTNGKSTTTVMAYLCLRAAGVDAVLCGNVYGTGYPEVPLSEAAANAVNGEVLVAEVSSFQLEWVSRFRPIAATITNISCDHLVRYRDFEEYAEVKHRVYKRMGPEDGYVFASEDPNVQPGPECRARRVSFGGPADSASISEGALVLPGIEVPRSQLPFDQPYNLQNALSALLLGLAVIERTGRGEPARLAEGLREFRGLRHRMEFLGERDGVLVVNNSMSTNPAAVVASSSALDRPQHLLLGGRDKNLEFSPLRDYLSSGRHSVYLFGENKDTLLRELDVPSRVHSTLKEAFGEAAQRAKPGEAIVLAPSMASTDQFEDFRERGEVFRALALEWLES; from the coding sequence GTGGTCCTCGTCGATGAGTCTGAGCCCAAAGCCTCGCACAGGGCGCAAGTCGACGAGCTCGCCAGCCTCGGCGCCGAGGTCCGAACCACTTGGACTGGCGCGTTCGCCGACGAAGGCGTTCATCGAATCGTCGTTTCGCCTGGGGTCCCTCAAGACCATCCGAAGCTCCTTGTAGCCGCGCGCGCAGGAATCGAAGTCCTCGGCGAGATCGAATTCGCTTACGAGATCAGTAAAGCGCCGATCGTCGCCGTGACGGGCACCAACGGCAAGAGCACCACCACCGTAATGGCCTATCTCTGCCTCCGGGCGGCAGGGGTGGACGCCGTGCTTTGCGGCAATGTTTATGGCACCGGCTACCCGGAGGTCCCGTTGAGCGAGGCCGCCGCGAATGCCGTGAACGGCGAGGTCCTGGTCGCCGAAGTCAGCAGTTTCCAACTGGAGTGGGTCTCCCGCTTCCGCCCGATCGCCGCGACGATCACGAACATCAGTTGCGATCACCTGGTTCGATATCGCGATTTCGAGGAGTACGCCGAGGTCAAGCACCGAGTCTACAAGCGCATGGGACCTGAGGACGGCTATGTTTTTGCGAGCGAGGACCCGAACGTACAGCCCGGACCGGAGTGCCGCGCCCGACGCGTTTCCTTTGGAGGCCCTGCCGACTCCGCCTCCATCTCGGAAGGCGCGCTGGTTCTGCCTGGGATCGAGGTCCCGCGTTCTCAGCTCCCCTTTGACCAGCCCTATAACCTCCAGAACGCTCTTTCCGCGCTGCTGCTTGGACTTGCGGTGATCGAACGCACGGGCCGCGGCGAACCGGCTCGCCTGGCCGAAGGACTCCGCGAGTTTCGGGGACTCCGCCACCGCATGGAGTTCCTCGGCGAGCGGGACGGCGTCTTGGTGGTCAACAACTCGATGAGCACGAATCCGGCTGCCGTCGTTGCATCGAGTTCCGCGCTCGATCGGCCCCAGCATCTGCTCCTCGGAGGGCGCGACAAGAACCTGGAGTTCAGCCCCCTCCGCGACTACTTGAGTTCCGGCAGGCACTCGGTCTATCTCTTCGGCGAGAACAAAGATACGCTGCTTCGGGAGCTCGACGTGCCTTCGCGGGTTCATTCGACCCTGAAGGAGGCTTTTGGAGAAGCCGCGCAAAGGGCCAAACCCGGCGAGGCGATCGTGCTCGCGCCGTCGATGGCGAGCACCGACCAGTTCGAGGACTTTCGGGAGCGCGGCGAAGTGTTTCGCGCCCTGGCTCTGGAGTGGTTGGAATCATGA
- a CDS encoding cell division protein FtsA: MKNHRVVVADLGSTHVCALVAESSPEGRVSVLSAANVACDAVRDGKIVDRDQAKTALDAALKDLSERSGPLPDAMFLTIGGGDVSYVRSQGLCPIVPPDRPITRDDVLKVINHSRQVRLDEGMVEVQAVPCAFAVDGAGDIRQPVGVAGSKLEVKSILVAYPEEGIDALESVASGVGREIEQIVARPLCSGLAVLTPEQIESGAVVIDIGGDLTEFAVFRNGALSGAGRVPLGGKVVTSDVAKLLKTSFEEAENLKIRFGSAIPSAVSDRESIDVLQLGQIQRRPMQRKVFCEIISSRVSEIAKLAKAALESGGLLIEPVGTVVLTGGGSLLPGVDKAFGEVFAKTRVAVQDPWPASEALRPFKAARFSPAFGAARFALECCDEELSTATESDGWRGRIRTFLSSIGSR; encoded by the coding sequence ATGAAGAACCATCGAGTCGTAGTCGCCGATCTTGGGAGCACGCACGTTTGCGCCCTCGTTGCCGAGTCCTCACCGGAAGGGCGCGTTTCCGTCCTCTCCGCCGCCAATGTCGCGTGCGACGCCGTCCGTGACGGGAAGATCGTGGATCGCGACCAAGCGAAGACGGCCCTGGACGCGGCGCTCAAAGACCTTTCTGAGCGCTCAGGCCCTCTGCCGGATGCCATGTTTCTCACGATCGGAGGCGGAGACGTCTCCTACGTCCGCTCACAGGGCCTGTGTCCGATCGTCCCGCCCGACCGGCCCATCACCCGCGACGACGTACTCAAGGTCATCAACCACAGTCGTCAAGTTCGTCTGGACGAGGGCATGGTCGAGGTTCAGGCCGTGCCCTGCGCGTTCGCTGTCGATGGCGCGGGCGACATCCGCCAACCGGTAGGGGTCGCGGGCTCGAAACTCGAAGTCAAGTCGATTCTCGTCGCGTACCCTGAAGAAGGTATCGACGCGCTCGAATCGGTCGCGAGCGGGGTCGGCAGAGAGATCGAGCAGATCGTGGCTCGGCCGCTGTGCTCGGGACTTGCCGTGCTCACCCCCGAGCAGATCGAATCCGGGGCGGTGGTCATCGACATCGGTGGCGACCTTACCGAGTTTGCCGTGTTTCGCAATGGGGCGCTGTCGGGCGCGGGAAGGGTGCCGCTCGGCGGCAAGGTCGTCACGTCTGACGTCGCCAAACTCCTCAAAACCTCGTTCGAAGAGGCGGAAAACCTCAAGATTCGGTTCGGCTCGGCAATCCCTTCGGCCGTGAGCGATCGAGAGTCCATCGACGTCCTCCAACTGGGCCAAATCCAGAGAAGACCGATGCAGCGCAAGGTGTTCTGCGAGATCATCAGCTCTCGGGTCTCTGAAATCGCCAAACTCGCCAAGGCCGCGTTGGAATCCGGCGGGCTTCTAATCGAGCCGGTGGGCACGGTGGTCCTGACGGGTGGGGGCTCCCTGTTGCCGGGAGTCGATAAGGCGTTTGGCGAAGTGTTCGCAAAAACCCGAGTCGCGGTTCAGGACCCTTGGCCTGCGAGTGAAGCGCTCCGACCCTTCAAGGCCGCGAGGTTCTCTCCGGCTTTTGGCGCTGCCCGGTTCGCGCTCGAATGCTGCGACGAAGAGCTCTCCACGGCGACCGAATCGGACGGCTGGCGAGGCCGCATTCGGACGTTCCTTTCCTCGATCGGTTCGCGCTGA